A segment of the Triticum urartu cultivar G1812 chromosome 1, Tu2.1, whole genome shotgun sequence genome:
ggatgatattcatcatgagacagttataacctggGGCGATaagacactagctccagttcatcgatataatgtaggcatgtattctgtaaatagtcatacgtgctttattaaaagaacttgcatgacatatgtagcgacccgatcccaatggaccatagtctctgtgcttaagtgtcatccctggatcggtattgctgatacacaaagtactcgaggatttataacagagttcaatcacacacttattacacgAGTGTCTCAtaaagagtacttattacaatagtatggctgaaggccatctaaataagataactgcggaagcttcaaagataagtgagtccatacaactccatggcaaaactgagtgcatgacaacgacctatcgcaccttactcttcgtttgaaaattctgcaacatgatacgttgcagccgtgtaggtcaacacatggaatatgctggcaagataacatcatagagcaatgaacaaataacagctatcactacatgcatatttggctggtggaggctctacggttatcatttgcataaagctagtttttccctacaacaaaggaataaattttatttaactacaactTTTATgacattattgagaaggttcctccaactcaatcccaaaataatgaTTATAACCCAACAATttcattaagtaaagtgatgagatcaaatcaataattcaagtaccaaatactcaagatgtccataaccggggacacggctaaccatgattagtttatacactctacagaggtttgcgcacttttccccacaagactcaatctcctccgttggatttctcgcactacatgatgtttgagaaatagatgaccgagacacagtctttccgaagcatttactctttactctgggtagacagtaccacctacttccccctacatctgctagcctaccattgaaagaggtcacacaacatactcaactatgccagagcccataatggcttgtggctgcacacggaagtttctagcatgaataatcttatgatccctttgagcccgggtggcaaaccataggatgatcacacgggtactccgagATATcataggacaacactggattgctccaggtgcccacaaccaattCACCCAGAAGTGTATTAAAGTatccaccttaagtttcccttagttagTAATAACtttcacatctttcatgaatctcacaaaccaatccacgtctacgagcatagcaaagtAATGCAATCATAACATAGTAACTCTCGGGGTTTGAATATAAGACaatgggttcctacctcatcaactacttcccaatacccacatgttatcacatcctattcatgcaatgtttgagggttgaaactaatgcataaaaactgggtaataaagggatatgatcaaagtgttacttgccttgctgaagatcagaaaaccctagagatccgtagtagcaagcctcgcactccggaaactctatcgtgaacaaacaatagcatacataagcactcaagcataatatgcaaaggtaaaaccaaaagaaaatatctaaactgaaagttcaagtgaagagcttcgatttgcaaaaaaaatcaatcgaatcggagttacgaaactcaaactacgataaaaaaagttcaaattcaaatctgcttgaaaccaaattttaaattttcaaaaccatgttcaagttgattatcaggacagaggggaacaagacgaagattttggcgttggtttcactggatttggctaaacgagcaaaaagtagtgaAGGTTTGAAGATCAAGGACTAATCTGCGAAGAAAGTAATTATGGATAGGTCCCTGGTCGaaaataaaatttaaaaaatctatcggacgaacGTCTGCTAACAGAAACTAACGAACGAATTCGTTCGTTAACAGATCTAAACCGATGAATGCTCGCTAATTAACAAAACctaaaaaaccgatctaaaagaaaacggaacttttttaaaaaaattgggCGGGTCTTTTACGGTTTTTACCGGTTCCGGGAAGACGaaccagcggcggcggcgtggttctccggcgagcggggcgaggcggcgggcagCGTCGACAGCGGCGGGGagcagcggcagcggcgcggGGCAGTGGTGCGGCGGCAGAGCGAGTTGaggaggagaggggggcggcgacgcatataaagggggagggggaggtACGACTTGGCCAAGGGGCCAAGTGGAGATGGCAGGCGGCTCCCGGACTCCTGCCGGTGTCCGGCTCGTGGGCGTCTCGGACACGgggagggcggcggcggttgcGGGCCGGCTGGGCTTTGGCCTAGTCCGGCGAaggaatttttttaaataatattTCACCGAAACGaaaaaaaatctaaaataaataaataattctAAAATCCCAAAAATAATTTTCGCGGTCCTCTACCAATATTTAGGACAACATGAGCATTTTTCTGGGCTAAAATGCAATTTTCCCTAATTTAACCGAATAAAATCTCAAATAAAAcacatatttttattgaaaattAAATTTTCATTATTTCCTCTGTTTTGAAGAaatcatattatcttctctcattattttatttattttgaaataattggaaaaataatttcaaataaaaatcaCTTTGATCCAACTTACCAATTTTGGTTGACTTgtccgatgatcgacaagccatagagaataaatggatcttcaagaagaagagtgacgttgatggtaatgttactgtctatagagctcgacttgttgcaaaagattttcgataagttcaaggagttgactaagatgagaccttctcacccatagcgatgcttaagtctgtccgaatcatgttagcaattgccgcattttatgattatgaaatttggcaaatggacgtcaaaactgcactccttaatggatatcttaaagaagagttgtatatgatgcaaccagaaggttttgtcaatcctaaaggtgctaacaaagtgtacaagctccagcgatccatttatgcactggtgcaagcctctcggagttggaatatacgctttgatagtgtgatcaaagcatatgattttatacagacttttggagaagtctgtattgacaagaaaatgagtgggagctctgtagcatttctaatattatatgtggatgacatattgttgattggaaataatacagaatttctgggtagcataaaaggataattgaataagaatttttcaatgaaagacctcggtgcaggtgcttatatattgggcatcaagatctatagagatagatcaagatgcttaattggactttcacaaagcacataccttgataaagttttgaagaagttcaaaatagatcagacaaagaaagggttcttgcctgtgttacaaggtgtgaagttgagtcacactcaatgcccgaccactgcagaagatagagagaaaatgaaagtcattccctatgcctcagccataggttctatcatgcatgcaatgctgtgtaccagaactgatgtgtgccttgctataagtttagcagggaggtaccaaagtaatccaggagtggatcactggacagcggtcaagaacatcctgaaatacctgaaaaggactaaggatatgtttctcgtttatggaggtcacaaagagcttgtcgtaaatggttacgtcgatgctagctttcacactgatccggatgattctaagtcacaaaccggatacatatttatattgaatggtggagctatcagttggtgcagttccaagcagagcgtcgtggctggatctacgtgtgaagcggaatacatagctgcttctgaagcagcaaatgaaggagtctagatgaaggagttcatatccgatctaggtgtaatacctagagcatcgggtccaatgaattttttttgtgacaatactggagcaattgccttagcgaaggaatccagatttcacaagagaaccaaacacatcaagagacgcttcaactctatccacgatcaagtcaaggagggagacatagagatttgcaaaatacatatggatctgaatgttgtaggcTCGTTGattaagcctcttccacgagaaaaaacatgatcagcaccaagactccatggatGTTAGAACATTACattgtaatctagattattgactctagtgcaagtgggagactgaaggaaatatgccctagaggcaataataaagttgttatttatatttccttatatcatgataaatgtttattattcatgctagaattgtattaaccggaaacttagtacatgtgtgaatacatagacaaccagagtgtccctagtatccctctactagactagctcgttaatcaaagatggttaagtttcctagccatagacatgtgttgtcatttgatgaacaagaccacatcattagagaatgatgtgatggacaagacccatccgttagcttagcattatgatcgtttagtttattgttattgctttcttcatgacttatacatgttcctatgactatgagattatgcaactcccgaataccggaggaacaccttgtgtgctatcaaacgtcacaacgtaactgggtgactataaagatgctctacatgtgtctccgatggtgtttgttgagttggtatagatcgagattaggatttgtcactccgagtattggagaggtatctctggccctctcggtaatgcacatcacaatgagccttgcaagaaatgtgacgaatgagttagttgtgggatgatgcattacggaacgagtaaagagacttgccgataacgagattgaactaggtatgaggataccgacgatcgaatctcgggcaagtaacataccgatgacaaagggaataacgtatgttgtcattacggtttgaccgataaagatctttgtagaatatgtaggaaccaatatgagcatctaggttcctctcttggttattgaccgaagatatgtctcggtcatgtctacatagttctcgaactcgtagggttcgcatgcttaacgttcgatggtgatttgtattatgagttatatgttttggtgaccgaagattgttctgagtcccggatgagatcacggatatgAAGAGgatctcgaaatggccgagatgtaaagattgatatattggatgatagtattcggacaccggaacgGTTCCGGATCGTTTtaggtattttttggagtaccgggaggttaccggaccccccccccccccggggaaaGATGGGCCACTATGGGCCATAAGGGAGGgaggaggcagcccacaaggggttcCCCCCacgggagtccgaattggactaagggagggggcggcgcccccctttccttctcctcctccctctccttcccccttttaccctagtaggactccccccttatggcgcgccccctgcccgacctcctccctctccctcctttatatatgtgggaagggcaccccttggagacacaccaattgttccaagccgtgtgtgGCGTCTCCCTCCACGGTTTACTCCTCCAGTcttattcacgtagtgcttaggcgaagccctgcgcggatcacatcaccatcaccgtcaccacgccgtcctgctgacgaaactctccctcgacactttgctagatcaagagttcgagggacgtcatcgagctgaacgtgtgctgaactcggaggtgtcgtacgttcggtacttgatcagttggatcgcgaagatgttcgactacatcaaccgcgttatcctaacacttccgctttcggtctacgagggtacgtggacacactctctccctctcgttgctatgcatctcctagatagattttgcatgatcgtaggaaaattttgaaattgcatgctacattccccaacatgATCAATTGCTCAAATTTTTACACAGTATTACACTACAAATTATCTGTGTTGTCCTAATTCTTCAAAATTATAGAGTTGCAAAAGTGAGATAGTAAAATGCATATTTACATATTGTTTTATTTTTGGCATATTTTGTTTTGGTTTCTTAGTTAGCTTGTTTTggagtttctatggcttatattgggtaatataaattgtggaaattaTAGAATATAGTAGACATCAATGGGAAataattatgaatcttgtcttgatAGTACACGAGTGAATGATTTATTTTTATTATACTAACCCATCTCACGAGTTCCGTTATGTTTCGTGTGAATaaagtttttaagttttgggaGAGATGAAGATATGAGACGAACAAGGAGCGACAAGACTCTAAGCTTGTCGATGcctaaggcaccccaaggtaacaTCTAAAaaagactcaagcatctaagcatggggatgccctAGATGGCATCTCCTCTTTCGTCTAGAAAGTTGTCGCTTTATCTTAcctggagctatatttttattcttcacgtgatatatgttttgcttggagcgtcatttgtTTTATTTTGGTTGGTTTGCTTGTATGCACAATCATTTGTTTTTCTGGTCGCACCTATTATGAGAGACACACATTATCTTATATTTATAGAATGCTTAttcattcttcacttatatctactTGAGTTGAGGCAATTGATcttgtacttcacttatattttgtTGAGCATGATAATATGCATTGTAGAAATTATTTGcactcttttgcttcacttaaataTTGTTGAGAGTTGAATAGGAAGTGGTAATTTGCATGAGTTATATGGTTGGCCCAAGGATAATAGGTATATAACAGTGGTATACTAAAAACTTGCATGGACTTGTAGATCATTGAATATGATAAGTTTGATTttttgcaatagttttgtgatattgAGGTAGTAATATATGAGTATGTTGGTAAATGATTAAAGCTAATTATTAATATTGGTGCTAAGGTTTGTGAACCTTTATGCATGAAGTTGGTAGCCGCTGGCATTAGTGAGGAAGTCTGAGTATGATTTATCTTAAACTGACATCCTTTGTGTGTTCGGATCGGGCACGCTATGGTTAACTTTTATCAATCTCCCCTAGAGGCATGTTAGTTATGCATTGCTTCGAGGGCTACTAAAACTTTTACAATAAGTATTTGAGTTCTTTATAATTAATGTGATTTTTTGGTCTATAAGCACTTTCACATATCCATATTTTGCTAGCCccttcggtactgtgcattgcccacTCTCAGCCCGAGACATGGTGCAAACTTTGCAAGTACATCCAATTCCGTGAGATGATACTCTCTACACGTAAGCCTCATTTTATCTttctcaaaatagccaccatatctacctattattGTATTTTCATacccatttcgagatatattgccatgcaatttcCATTGCTACTATTCATTACATTACTTGAACATTCATTGTCAttatgctttgcatgatcatatagtgCTGACATattatttgtggcaaagccaccattcatcattATAATATATGTTACGcaagatcattgcacatcctggtacgcTGTTAGAGGCATTTATATACAATCATCATATTGTTTATGtttcgagttgtaagtaaaataAAGTGTGATGCATTATTAGAGTGTGCCCCTACCTGTGAGGATATGAATTTGAGGAGACTTGTGATTTCTCAGAAAAGAGGGAGAGGCCAACGAACAAAGAGAAAAaatagagaaaaagagagaggggacactctactatccttttaccagacttgtgcttcaaagtagtaGCATGTATTTCATATAGTGTGTCTTCATGATCTTTATTTTTCTACACTAGTGGGATTTTTATATTATTAAAATTAGAACTTGATTTACATATACCGATGACGAGCTTCCTCGAAATGTttgaggtcttcatgagcaaaaTGGTGTGGATGGTGGTGTCGCTGGTGCCAGAGGAGCGGAGAGGATCATAGAGTAGTGCGGTGTGGACGGCGCTGGATTCCTACTTAAATAGGCGCGATGGTCAGGCGAAGGGACTGGATGTCAATTTCAATGTGGTGCAGCAGCCGAAGTAGGCTTCTCTGTCGCCGCGTATGCACTGAAGCGGCGGCGCCCGCTCACCCGATTGTGTCACTCTAACCGACAACAATGGCGGACCGTCAAATACGCTTTGGAGCGGTCAGTGACCGACATGAATATATGGGAAACCTTCACACGAGAGTTCTTTTGGATGAATAGGTTTCCATGCGGGACTAAGTTGTAGGACGCGTGTGTGGCAACGGTGCGGATGGCCATAAAGGCCGCCTTCGGTTTGCGGAAAAACAGGCGCCCAAGTCAGTCCGAGGTCCGATGGGGTGCCGCCTTGGATGACAAATCGCGTCCGAACCGTCCGAGCGGTCGTGGGCAGTTTAGGGGGCTGCAGTAACTCTATAATTAATAGGATAAAACTCGAGAATGGCATTTTAGCTCTCGTCTTCCATGGAGGccgatttttgaaaaaaaatatcaAAATTCTAGAATTTCAGTTTAAAAAAATCTGCATTTTTTTGTATAAATGAACAAGGATGTGAGGCATATGTGTGTAAAATTTCAAGACGAAAAATGTTGAAATGCAACCTGCAAAAAAAACAAATTCATGGTTTAGATGATGAATAGTATCATGTGTTAAAAAGCTCAAGATTTGTCTTTTGCACCACCCTCATTTGGACGTATGTCGTCCtaaattttttcatacttgtgcACTATGCCTTTCATCTATCTCTGTATTTTTTCAAATTGTTTTAAAACACGAACATATgaattttcatgaattttgaaTTTTGCATTTGGAGGTCTCCATGGAGCTCAGCCTCCAAAATTAATTTCCGGATGAAACTCCCTCTTTACATGTTAAAGAAACGTCACATCGCAATTCTTTTTAACAAAAAACAAATCTAGCCTACGAACTACACATACCTCACACGGTCAGGGTCATACTTTGTGCCGTTTCCCTATTATAAAACCCAGCAAGAGAGTCGAGCGAGTGAGCTCAAGAGCAGAGCAGCGGACGCCGGCCACACCACGCTCACGCCACCATCATAACGCCACTCCCACGCTCCACTCTGACTCCCGTCGCGTTCCATTTCAAAAACGCCACCTTTCGCCCCCTGCATTTCCACCAAGGCCTACATGTCTCCGACCACCGCCGCGTCCCCCGCGCCGGCGCCGGCAACCGACGCGCCCCCGAAGCCTTCGCCAGGCGCGAAGCGCAGCCTGATGGGATCCCTCATCGACGCCACCGCGCTGCTCCGGGCGGCCTCCTTCAAGGAGGACTCGTACGTGGCCGCGGCGCTCCCGGCCTCGGACCTCCGCGCGCTCGCCGACCTCAGGGCGCTCCTCGCCACCCACCCGGACCAAATCTCCATCTGGGGCGTGCCGCTCAACCCGCCCAGCGACGCCCCCGCCGACGAGCGCACGGACGTGGTGCTCCTCAAGTTCCTCCGCGCCAGGGACTTCCGCGTCCGCGACGCGCACGCCATGCTGCTCCGCTGCGCCGCCTGGCGGGCCGAGTTCCGCGCCGACGCCGTGCTGGACGAGGACCTCGGGTTCAAGGACCTGGAGGGCATCGTCGCCTACATGCACGGCTGGGACCGCGATGGCCACCCGGTCTGCTACAACGCCTACGGCGTGTTCAAGGACCGGGACATGTACGACCGGGTGTTCGGCGACGGTGACCGCCTCAGCCGGTTCCTCCGGTGGCGCGTCCAGATCATGGAGCGCGGCGTGCGCGCGCTCCAGCTCCGCCCCGGCGGCGTCAACGCCATCATACAGGTGACCGACCTCAAGGACATGCCGAAGCGAGAGCTCCGCGCCGCGTCCAACCAGATACTCTCCCTCTTCCAGGACAACTACCCCGAGATGGTCGCCCGCAAGGTACTCTTCTTTTCCCTACTGCCTTAGTTCGTGTGGTTTAAGACTCGCATTTCGTCGAACACCTGCCATTTACCTCACACCGTCGCCCACACTCGCGTTTGGCACCGAGCAGGTGTTCGTGAACGTACCGTGGTACTTCTCCGTGCTGTTCTCGATGATCTCGCCCTTCCTCACGGAGCGCACCAAGAGCAAGTTCGTCATCGCGCGCGAGGGCAACGTCGCGGAGACGCTCTTCAAGTAAGCGCGCGCGCAGCTCCAATCGATGAGCTCAAATTTTGCTTCTCCTCGTCGCTCCGTCCCTATAATGTTGACACGGCGGTTGCTCGTTGCCAGGTTCATCCGGCCGGAGCTGGTGCCGGTGCAGTACGGCGGGCTGAGCCGCGCCAGCGAGCTGGAGAACGGGCCGCCCAAGCCGGCGTCCGAGTTCACCATCAAGGGCGGCGAGAAGGTCTTCCTAGAGATCGACGGCATCGAGGTACATCCCGTTATCCTACACGACAACGCCACGCCCCCTCCCGAAGTTCTCTGCGTCGCACAGGAGTAATTTTACGTCGCCTTACGCATATACTACTAGGGCACAAATCTGCTGAAATAATAATGCACAAAAAAAAGAAAATCATTTACGAGTGCACTATCCGTCACCTCCTCCTCGTGCCTGTCTCCATCCGGGTTCCCGAAATCGTCTTGTGCCTAAACAATTGCGGCCGGTGTGCTCGTTACCGGGCAGAGCACAAACGCAAGGCTTTGTTTCTTTGCTTTCGCCGTGTCCCAGGCATTTGGCTCCAAGCGCTCTGGTTccagctcctcctcctcctggtTTTTACCTTTTCACCTCAACCGCGATCGAGAGGACGATAGGCCATGCATACCTACCACGGTAGAAGTAGCAAGCATCTTTCGACGAGATAGAATCCGTGGATGGATGGCAGTGCCGCATGTGGTGCGAGCGAGGCCGCCCTTACACCAATTTTGAAAAATCTCCGGCGTGGAACACTGCGAAAAGCCTTCTTGCCATGCCACCAGTGGACACTGCGTCAAGCACCACCGCAGtggccgctgccgctgccgctgcgACGCTGCGGAGCAGGCTGACACGGGCATGGCATGGGACGGGGCCGGTTTCCTGGGTTTCCTTGGGTTCAGACGGCGCGCTGGCTCACGCGCCTGGAAAAGCTGGGTGTAGCTAGCTGTAACGCCGGTCACACTGCGCACGCATGTCCACCGCTTCACGAGAGAGCTCCCGTGAAGAGTAGCGTAAAATAAAATATTAATTAAAGAAGAGAACGgtggcatggcatggcatggcatggcatgtGAGTTTCTCGGCCAGGTTTGAATGGAGTTGGCTCGTTCCGTTTCCGTTTCTTCTCGGCACCGCAACGCCTCTGCCGCCGCGGCTTGTCCGCCCTTGTTCTCCTCGTACGCGACGCAGCAGGCGCCGTGCTGATGTGAGAGTTTTACGGGATAAAGTATTGGCGACGACAGCGGCCGTGCGCTCTTTTCCTAGCTTTGCTTTTGTTTACGGCTCACGCCACGGCGCGGGTCTCCACGCGCTGTCACCACTCAGCAGCCCGTGCTggcagcggcagcggcgacgTGGTGTGCTGAAAGCGAAAAGAGTGAAGAGTGCTCACTGTTTTGTTCAAGTACGCATTAGCAGGGACTGTCAAAAAAAGATTAGGGTAAATTTGGCGGTAAAGCCTCCGCTAATCTTTGCGGGTACGAGTACTACAAAGCTTCCGCGTTCCCCTAATCGGAGGCGTAAAAGGGTGGTTCGTTTTGTTCGCTAGTGGCTAGGCTAGTGATGTGTCAGTGGTCAattcttttctttcttttccaGCAACAGTCGATTCTTCTCTTTAACCGCTGTAAAGAAATGGGCACTGTTCTGGACTGTACGTCCAATGCTCACGTGAGCACGTGGCGGGGCCCGTGACAAGAAATTTGCTGCTGCTTCATGAAGAACACGGGCGCGAAAAAGATAATTATGTTACTTGTATAGTGGTAAAGTGGTAATAGTACTCGTACATTTGCATGGTCATTTGAATACCGATGTGTTTTTGATTTCCAGGCCGGTGCAACAATAACGTGGGACCTGGTCGTCGGCGGCTGGGAGCTCGAGTACGGCGCGGAGTACGTgccggcggcggagggcggcTACACGCTGTGCGTGGAGAGGACCAAGAAGGTCccggccgccgccgacgagcCCGTGCACAACGCCTTCACGGCCAAGGAGCCCGGCAAGATGGTGCTCTCCATCGACAACTCCGGCTCACGGAAGCGGAAGGTCGCCGCCTACCGCTACTTCGTGCGCAAGCCGTCGGCGTAGGCTGCTCGGCTGCTGTGGCCGGCGGCTTGCCGGCCGGCTTGTGCTTTGCTTTGCTCGTCTCGGAGAGGAGGTTAATTTAGGTCTATTTAATTAGTGCTATAATGTGATATGCATGTATTATGCCATATGTAGAATATATTGTATGAGCCGTGAGATCCTACTTGTCATCATCGTTATATAATGAGTTAAGTTTTTTTTGGGGAAGTTTACGCATCGTTACCCTATGTTTTGTTTTGAGTAGGACCATTTGAAGTTGGAATTCCTTAACCACCTTCTAGGCCCTGTTCGGGCGTCACGCGGGCAAACCTCACAAATTCTAGAGATAGAGATGAAAACAGGAGGTAGGACCA
Coding sequences within it:
- the LOC125512222 gene encoding patellin-6, with translation MSPTTAASPAPAPATDAPPKPSPGAKRSLMGSLIDATALLRAASFKEDSYVAAALPASDLRALADLRALLATHPDQISIWGVPLNPPSDAPADERTDVVLLKFLRARDFRVRDAHAMLLRCAAWRAEFRADAVLDEDLGFKDLEGIVAYMHGWDRDGHPVCYNAYGVFKDRDMYDRVFGDGDRLSRFLRWRVQIMERGVRALQLRPGGVNAIIQVTDLKDMPKRELRAASNQILSLFQDNYPEMVARKVFVNVPWYFSVLFSMISPFLTERTKSKFVIAREGNVAETLFKFIRPELVPVQYGGLSRASELENGPPKPASEFTIKGGEKVFLEIDGIEAGATITWDLVVGGWELEYGAEYVPAAEGGYTLCVERTKKVPAAADEPVHNAFTAKEPGKMVLSIDNSGSRKRKVAAYRYFVRKPSA